In Candidatus Electrothrix scaldis, the genomic window GTTGCGTCATTGATTGGAACGATTAATGGAGAATACTGTGAGGTAAGAACTTTCTACGACGGTATCAATATGACCGATAACGGTACAAACTATTGGTACGTTGAAGCAGAGAATACTGCTGAGACCACACGCTACCCGACAAGTGGTACTCTTTCATTTACTGTAGTGACAAAGCCTGTACCTTGGACTCTCTTTCTTGTCCCTACTCTAGCTGCTAATAAAAAAATGCCTGTAACAACAAGCAGCTCCGGCCTGAACGACACAGGGATTACCTGGGGTGGGGGAACAGTATCTGGAAACAATAGCACCTGTACTCCTGGGGTACAGGATTGCTCATCAGGAAGAGACAACACTGATAATGATGATACAGACGGGCATGCCGGGTTCAGTTTTACCAAGCTGGACAGCAACGGGACTGCTTTGGCTGATCAGACGCAGGATTATGCCACTACCCCCTGGAGTTGTGTAAAGGATGAAGTTACTGGTCTTATCTGGGCCGTAAAAACGACAACAGGCTTGCACGACAGTACATACACCTACAGCTGGTACAATACTGATGCTGCAACAAATGGAGGAGATGACGGGACCCAGGATCCTTTCTTTGGGTCCTGCGATGATAATCATGACTGTAACACAACCTCCTATGTGGACTGGGTGAACAGTCAGGGCTTATGCGGGGCCACGGACTGGCGTGTTCCCAGCGTGAAAGAGTTACTCAGCATTGTTTCATATAATGCAGCAGGTACTACTGCCATAGACAGTACTTTTTTCCCGAACACTGCGACTGATAGAACTTTTTGGACGTCAACGCCAGTGAGTGAGGCATCAACCGAAGCGTGGTCCGTACATTTTCAATACGGCTA contains:
- a CDS encoding DUF1566 domain-containing protein yields the protein MTDNGTNYWYVEAENTAETTRYPTSGTLSFTVVTKPVPWTLFLVPTLAANKKMPVTTSSSGLNDTGITWGGGTVSGNNSTCTPGVQDCSSGRDNTDNDDTDGHAGFSFTKLDSNGTALADQTQDYATTPWSCVKDEVTGLIWAVKTTTGLHDSTYTYSWYNTDAATNGGDDGTQDPFFGSCDDNHDCNTTSYVDWVNSQGLCGATDWRVPSVKELLSIVSYNAAGTTAIDSTFFPNTATDRTFWTSTPVSEASTEAWSVHFQYGYTAKSAKSSTLYVRLVRTAPN